GGAATCGATGACGATGCCGGTGCCGAACGGGCTGTCCGCCGAGCACGCCGCGCTCACCGAGCCGATGGCGGTCGCCTGGCACGCGGTCCGCAAGGGCCGAGTCGGCAAGGGGCAGAACGCATTCGTGATCGGTTGCGGGCCGATCGGCCTCGCGGTGATCTGCATGCTGAAGGCCGCGGGCGTGCGCACGGTGATCGCCAGCGACTTCTCGCCCCGGCGCCGGGATCTCGCGCGCGCCTGCGGCGCCGACGTCGTCGTCGACCCGGCCGTCGACTCGCCGTGGACCGCGGCGCCGAGACACGGCCGCATCGGCGGCGTCACCGACATCCTCGATCTCGGCTTCGACACCATGGAGCGGCTGCGCCGGGTGCCGAAACTGCCCTGGTGGTACGTCTTCCGACTCGCGGACAAGTTCGACGCGGGACCTTCCGGTCCGGTCATCTTCGAATGTGTCGGCGTGCCGGGAATTCTGGACGGCCTGCTCGCCGCCGCGCCGCCGCGCTCCCGCATCGTCGTGGTCGGTGTCTGCATGGAAGCCGACCGCATCCAGCCCGCTATGGCCATCAACAAAGAACTCACCCTGCACTTCGTCTTCGGCTACGACCCCGGCGAATTCCGCGACACCCTGCACCTGCTCGCCGACGGCAAAGTAGACCCCACCCCCTTGATCACCGGCACCGTCGGCCTAGACGGCATCGAAGCCGCCTTCACCACCCTCGCCTCCCCCGACCACCACGCCAAAATCCTCATCGACCCCAAAAGCCCCGCCACCCACCCCTGACCAGACGGGCTCGGTCAGCTCGGCGGCGTGACGAGTTCGTGGGGGCGGTAGTTCTTGGCGGGGATGGTGCGGGCGACTTTTTGGGGCGCGCCGCCGATGAGGGCACGCCAGGGGAGGTACGGGAGGAGGCGGACGTTGAGGTTGCGGAGGCGGATCATCGAATTGGTGGGTGGCGCATACCATTTGCCGACGCCTTCGGCGAAGCGCTGGCAGGCATCGACCATCGGTCGCAGTTCCTGGTGGTAGCGGGTGAAGGCGACGGTGTGGTCACCGCGGGCGGCGGCGAGTTCGCCGGCCAAGATATAGGCGCCGACCAGTGACAGGTTCGCGCCCTGACCGGACAGCGGCGCGGCGCAGTACCCCGCGTCCCCGACCAGCGCGACCCGCCCCTTCGACCAGGTGTCCATCTTGATCTGCGCCATCGCGTCGAAATAGAAGTCGGTGGCGGCGTCGAGGTGGGCGAGCAGGCGCGGCACCGCCCAGCCCACCCCGGCGAAGGTGTCGGCGAGGATCCGCTTCTGCTGCGCGACATCTCGGTGGTCGTAGTCGAGCGGACCGGACTCGAACGCGAAAACCGCTTTCGCTTCGGCGTTTTCGCGAGCACTGTAACTACCCGCGATCTTGCCGGGCACGTTGTAGTCCTGTTCCCAGTGATCCAGCTCGAGCAGGTTCGGGGTGGTGAAGATGGCGAGGTAATAGCCCATGTGCCGGAGGAATTCGTGCTCCGGACCGAAGACCAGCGCGCGGGTGTTCGAGTGCACGCCGTCGGCGCCGATCACCAGATCGAAGGTGCGTGACTCGGCCCGGGCGAACGTGACGTGCACGCCCTCGGCATCCTCGGTGAGCCCGGTGATGCTGTCCCCGAACAGGTATCCGACATCGTCGCGGGTCGCGTCGTAGAGCACCCGCGCCAGATCGCCACGCTGGATCTCGGTGTCGCCGTCCGCGCCGACCCCGTTGAACATCTCGCTGCTGATATCGGCGCGGGACCGGCCCGACGCGTCGACGTAGGAGGTGCCGCGTTTACCGGTGCTCGACTCGAGCGCCTGGTCCAGCAGACCCATCTTCCGCACCACGTCGGTGCCGGTCCCGAGCACGTCGATGGCCTGCCCGCCGGTGCGCAGGGCGGGCGCGCGCTCGACGATCGTCGGCGCGAAACCGTAGCGACTCAGCCAGAAGGCCAGCGCGGGTCCGGCGATGCTCGCGCCGGAGATGAGGACGTTCCGATTGCGCGGCGGCTGGGGATTGCTCATGCACAGAACTGTACATTTGTCTTAGGCAAACGCACAAGACATATGCCTAAGGCGTCTGCGCTACCCTGACGAGCATGGGAAATCGCGAGGATCTACTGGCCGGCGCCCGCCGCTGCCTGCTCGAGAAGGGCTACGCCCGCACCACCGTGCGCGATATCACGACCGCCGCGGGCGGGGTGAGCATGGCTGCGATCGGCTACCACTTCGGCTCCAAAGAGGCCCTGTTGAACGAGGCCCTCGCCGAAGCCAACCGCGAGTGGGGCGTGGAACTCGAGCGCGCGCTCACCGAGGCACGCCGGCCCGACAGCGCGCCGCTGGATCGATTCGCGGCGAGCTGGAGCGCGGTGATCGCCTCGATCGGTACCCATCGCGGCCTCTGGGCGGCCACGTTCGACACCATCGCCCAGGCCGGACACGATCCGACGACCAAGGACCAGCTCGCGGCCCGTATGGCCGAGGCCCGCAGCGGTCTCGCCTCTCTCTTGGCCGACGCCGACGCCGACGCAGCCGATCCGCGAAAAGCGCAGGCGCTCGGCGGTTTTTATCAAATCCTGCTGACCGGCCTGGCGGCCCAGTGCCTGATCGACCCCGAGCACGCGCCCACCGGTGCCGACCTGGCCGCGGCAATTCGGGAGGTCACGGATTGAGCCGCGAAATCCACGGCCGCGCTGCCTGATCCGGCCTATCCGGACAGGACGCCGAGCGCTCCTTCGGCACTGCGCGCCGCCGTCAGGCACGCCGTCGTCGTGAACTGGTCAGCCAGCGGAT
This genomic stretch from Nocardia brasiliensis ATCC 700358 harbors:
- a CDS encoding zinc-binding dehydrogenase, whose protein sequence is MRAAVVTETKFEVTDLPTPVPGRGQLLIEVSRCGICGSDLHARAHADAMADLADATGYDGFMRSTQRVVLGHEFSGEVVEYGPDCRKRWRTGTPVVALPIVRHGKKSELTGLSAAAPGGYAEQVVVQESMTMPVPNGLSAEHAALTEPMAVAWHAVRKGRVGKGQNAFVIGCGPIGLAVICMLKAAGVRTVIASDFSPRRRDLARACGADVVVDPAVDSPWTAAPRHGRIGGVTDILDLGFDTMERLRRVPKLPWWYVFRLADKFDAGPSGPVIFECVGVPGILDGLLAAAPPRSRIVVVGVCMEADRIQPAMAINKELTLHFVFGYDPGEFRDTLHLLADGKVDPTPLITGTVGLDGIEAAFTTLASPDHHAKILIDPKSPATHP
- a CDS encoding FAD-dependent monooxygenase, encoding MSNPQPPRNRNVLISGASIAGPALAFWLSRYGFAPTIVERAPALRTGGQAIDVLGTGTDVVRKMGLLDQALESSTGKRGTSYVDASGRSRADISSEMFNGVGADGDTEIQRGDLARVLYDATRDDVGYLFGDSITGLTEDAEGVHVTFARAESRTFDLVIGADGVHSNTRALVFGPEHEFLRHMGYYLAIFTTPNLLELDHWEQDYNVPGKIAGSYSARENAEAKAVFAFESGPLDYDHRDVAQQKRILADTFAGVGWAVPRLLAHLDAATDFYFDAMAQIKMDTWSKGRVALVGDAGYCAAPLSGQGANLSLVGAYILAGELAAARGDHTVAFTRYHQELRPMVDACQRFAEGVGKWYAPPTNSMIRLRNLNVRLLPYLPWRALIGGAPQKVARTIPAKNYRPHELVTPPS
- a CDS encoding TetR/AcrR family transcriptional regulator: MGNREDLLAGARRCLLEKGYARTTVRDITTAAGGVSMAAIGYHFGSKEALLNEALAEANREWGVELERALTEARRPDSAPLDRFAASWSAVIASIGTHRGLWAATFDTIAQAGHDPTTKDQLAARMAEARSGLASLLADADADAADPRKAQALGGFYQILLTGLAAQCLIDPEHAPTGADLAAAIREVTD